The sequence GCGGCCGCTTGAACCTCAATGGACTGGTGCGCGATGGCCAGATCAACGAACAGGGCATCCGCCAGTTCCGCCGCCTGCTGCTGCGCCTGGGCATCGAGGCGCCCTACACCGAGCGCCTGGTGGACTGGCTCGACACCGACCAGGAACCCTTCGGCCCCAATGGCGCGGAAGACAACCAGTACCTGCTGCTGAAGCCGCCGTATCGGGCGGCCAACCATGCCATGAGCGATATCTCCGAGCTGCGCCTGGTGCTGGGCATGACCGAGCTGGATTACCGCAAGCTGCTGCCCTACGTCAGCGTGCTGCCGGCGGATGCCACCCTCAACGTCAACACCGCCAGCCCCCTGGTGCTCTCCACCCTGGCCGACAACCTCGACGCCAGCGGCGCGGGCTTGTTGGTGGCGGCGCGGGGCGCCACGGGCTTTCCCAGCATGGAGGCCTTTCTCCGGCAGCCGGCCCTGGCCGGGATGGGCCTGGAGGCCCAGGGGCTGGCCGTCGGCAGCCAGTATTTCCTGGTGATCAGCGAGGTACGCCTTGCCGGTCGCCGCCAGGTTCTGTCCAGTACCCTGCAACGTGGCACAGACGGCAAGGTACGGGTTCTCTCTCGTGATCTCGGGCAGGGCGGCTTGCCGCCGGCGCCCGTCAAGGAGCCGCAGTCATGACACAGGCTTGCATCTTCCTCCCCGTCGCCGCCTGCCAGCAGCTGGACGCCGAACTGGATGTGCTGCTCTGGCAGGGTGGGACGAGCCGTCGCCTGCCCCTGGCCCGGGCGCTGGAAGAGGTGGCGCCACCCTGGCGCCTGATCCTGCCGGTGGAGGCGGTGACCTGCTGCGCCGTGCGTTTGCCCACCCAGAAGGGCCGCTGGTTGCGCCAGGCGCTGCCCTTTGCCGTGGAGGAACTGCTTGCCGAGGATGTGGAGCACTTCCACCTGGGGCTCGGTGGCGCCGTGGCGGATGGCCGGCACCGGGTCTTCGCGGTGCGCCGCAGCTGGCTGGCCGGCTGGCTGGAGCTGGTGCGCAAACTCGGCCCGGCGCCTGCGGCTATCCAGGTGGACGCCGACCTGCTGCCGGAGCAGGGCAGCCAACTGCTCTGGCTGGGGCAGCGCTGGCTGCTGGGTGGCGAAGGCAGTACCCGGCTCGCATTCGAGGAACAGGACTGGCCCCATCTGCGCGATGCCTGCCCGGCGCCGCGCACCGGCCATGCACCTGCCGAACGACAGACCCTGGACGGCGTGGACCAGTGGCAGGACGCGCCCGACCTCCATGGTTGGCTGGCGGAACAGAAAGGCAGCGATCTGGCCCAGGGCGAATTCACCCTGAAGGAAGAGCGCCAGCAGTGGTCGCGCTGGAAGCCCCTGCTGGGCCTGGTGGGCCTCTGGCTGTTGCTGCAGTGGGGATTCAACCTGGCCCAGTCGTGGCAGTTGCAGCGCCAGGGCGACACCTACGCCCAGGCCAATGAAGCGCTCTATCGCGAGCTGTTCCCCCAGGACAGCAAGCTGGTGAACCTGCGCGCGCAGTTCGACCAGCACCTGGCCGAGGGTTCCAACTCGAGCCAGGGGCGCCTGCTGGCGTTGCTGGGCCAGGCGGCCCAGGCGCTGATCGCGGAGGGCGCCCAGGTGCGCGTGCAGCAACTGGATTTCAGTGAAACCCGTGGCGACCTGGCGCTGCAGGTCCAGGCGCCGGGCTTCGACGCCCTGGAGCGCCTGCGTGAACGCCTGATCGGCAGCGGGCTGTCGGTGCAGATGGGCTCGGCGAGTCGCGACCAGAGCGGCGTCAGTGCCCGCCTGGTGATAGGAGGATGACAATGCTCGACGCAATCAAGACGCCGCTCCAGGCGCAATGGCAGTCCTCGGCCCTGGGCGCGCGCTGGCGCAGCTTGCCGGTGCGCGACCGTGTGGCCCTGGCAGGGTTGGGCCTGTTCCTCGGGCTGATGCTGCTCTACCTGCTGCTCTGGTTGCCGGCCGAACGGCGCCTGGCCAGCTCCCGCGAATACTTCGAGACCCAGCGCGGCCTGCACGCCTACCTGCAACTGCATGCCCCCGCGGCAAGGGCGGTGAAGGTCGAGCCGCAGACCCGGGTGGACCCGGAGCGCCTGCAGGGGCTGGTCACCGCCACCGCCGCCGAACAAGGCCTGGCGGTGGAGCGTATCGACAGCGACGGACCAGGCTCGGTGCAGGTGAACCTGCAACCGGCGGCCTTCCCCAATCTGCTGCGCTGGTTCGGCGTGCTGGAAGGGCAGGGTGTGCGCATCGACGAAGCCGGGCTGAATCGCAACGAGGATGGCCGGGTGACGGCGAGGATTTCACTGAAGGCCGGTAGCTGAGTCCGCCCCGATCCGGTGCGGGCGCACCGTCCTGGTGCTCTCGTGGCGGCCAGGGCTGCCCCGGCAAAAAACACACCCCTGAAGAAAAAATCCATACAGGGTGTTGACTTAGCGGAGGCCTCTGCGTAAATTGCGCGCCTCGCAAGGCGAAGGGTGATTAGCTCAGCCGGGAGAGCATCTGCCTTACAAGCAGAGGGTCGGCGGTTCGATCCCGTCATCACCCACCACTCCTTGCGAATTTCGGACGAAAGTCCGGCCGACGCGCAGCGGTAGTTCAGTCGGTTAGAATACCGGCCTGTCACGCCGGGGGTCGCGGGTTCGAGTCCCGTCCGCTGCGCCATATATCCCATGTTCGAGTTGCTCGGGCATGAGGCGGCAAGAGGTCCTTCGGGGCAGTCGCCAGACGATGCAAGGGTTTTACCGGACGCAAGTCCAGCCGACACGCAGCGGTAGTTCAGTCGGTTAGAATACCGGCCTGTCACGCCGGGGGTCGCGGGTTCGAGTCCCGTCCGCTGCGCCATATAGAGAAGCCCTCAGGTAGCGATACCTGGGGGCTTTTTCTTTGCGCCTGAAAAAGCACCTGGCCTGCGCTTGCCCATCGAGCGGGGTAATATTTCGGTCACCTGGGTTCGTTACATTTTCAGGCATGCCGAGCAGGCTTGGCATGGTCTTTGTTTCCATGACCTGTATCGAAACAGGAGGAACTACCGATGGATGACTACCAGGAAGAAATTCTCGATTTCCACGCCGATGAGCAGGACTACGTGGAGCCCGCGGAAGACGCTACCGAAATGTGATCAGCCCGCCTGGCGCTGGCTGCGGCGGAACTCGCCTGGCGTGCTGCCGCTCCAGCGCTTGAAGGCGCGCTGGAAGGCTTCCGCCGAGGCGAAGCCGAGCAGGTAGGCGATTTCGCCGAACGCCAGTTCGGTGTCGCGGATATAGGCCATGGCCAGGTCGCGACGGGTTTCGTTGAGGATGGCGCGGAACTGGGTGCCTTCCTCGGCCAGCTTGCGTCGCAGGGTCCAGCTGGGCATCTGCAGGCGTGCCGCCACTTCTTCCAGGTCCGGCTCGCGGCCATGCAGCAGCGGCCCCAGCAGTTGGGTGATGCGCTCGCGCAGGCTGCGGGTGCGGGTCAGTTGCTGCAATTCCCTCTCGCAGATATCCAGCAGCTGCCGCCAGGTGCTGGGGCAGTGCTCGTGGCCGCGCAGGGCCAGGGTGTCCTGGGACAGGCGCAGCTGGTTGGCGCCGGCCTCGAACTCCACCGGGCAGCCGAAGTGCTCGGTGTAGCGCTCGGCGTAGT is a genomic window of Pseudomonas resinovorans NBRC 106553 containing:
- the gspK gene encoding type II secretion system minor pseudopilin GspK; this encodes MKRQSGVALLTVLLVVAVVTVVCAGLIARTQLAIRSSGNELQVRQVAQYALGGEALAEAILLRDLRQGDPRTPVDHLGEAWARPLTTFQLDDGGSLSVRIDDPSGRLNLNGLVRDGQINEQGIRQFRRLLLRLGIEAPYTERLVDWLDTDQEPFGPNGAEDNQYLLLKPPYRAANHAMSDISELRLVLGMTELDYRKLLPYVSVLPADATLNVNTASPLVLSTLADNLDASGAGLLVAARGATGFPSMEAFLRQPALAGMGLEAQGLAVGSQYFLVISEVRLAGRRQVLSSTLQRGTDGKVRVLSRDLGQGGLPPAPVKEPQS
- the gspL gene encoding type II secretion system protein GspL encodes the protein MTQACIFLPVAACQQLDAELDVLLWQGGTSRRLPLARALEEVAPPWRLILPVEAVTCCAVRLPTQKGRWLRQALPFAVEELLAEDVEHFHLGLGGAVADGRHRVFAVRRSWLAGWLELVRKLGPAPAAIQVDADLLPEQGSQLLWLGQRWLLGGEGSTRLAFEEQDWPHLRDACPAPRTGHAPAERQTLDGVDQWQDAPDLHGWLAEQKGSDLAQGEFTLKEERQQWSRWKPLLGLVGLWLLLQWGFNLAQSWQLQRQGDTYAQANEALYRELFPQDSKLVNLRAQFDQHLAEGSNSSQGRLLALLGQAAQALIAEGAQVRVQQLDFSETRGDLALQVQAPGFDALERLRERLIGSGLSVQMGSASRDQSGVSARLVIGG
- a CDS encoding type II secretion system protein M, with the translated sequence MLDAIKTPLQAQWQSSALGARWRSLPVRDRVALAGLGLFLGLMLLYLLLWLPAERRLASSREYFETQRGLHAYLQLHAPAARAVKVEPQTRVDPERLQGLVTATAAEQGLAVERIDSDGPGSVQVNLQPAAFPNLLRWFGVLEGQGVRIDEAGLNRNEDGRVTARISLKAGS